A single Populus nigra chromosome 13, ddPopNigr1.1, whole genome shotgun sequence DNA region contains:
- the LOC133671679 gene encoding polygalacturonase-like, translated as MVKIILVYCVLFLLFAASYQASNMVYNVVKLGAKPDGKIDSTEAFTKAWTLACSSTWPAMVYVPKGSFLIKPVVFGGPCKNKILFSIDGTIVAPSNYWVFGNSGFWILFYKVTRVTVYGGTIDAKGGSFWACRNAGKNCPPGSRSISFVASSNIMVSGLTSINSQMFHISIDHCHNITLENMKISAPSWSPNTDGIHMQSSTGISITNSMIQTGDDCISIGPGSKNLRIHRIACGPGHGISIGSLALHQNEDGVEDVKVTSVVFMGTQNGVRIKSWGRPSTGYARNVVFENIIMKYVYNPIIIDQNYCPSAKGCPKHSSGVKISGVTYKNIKGTSATQLAMNFVCSSSNPCKGLKLEDIKLTYYKKSAAATSFCKNANGSNKGLVIPPSCL; from the exons ATGGTGAAGATAATACTAGTATATTGTGTTCTTTTCCTCTTATTTGCAGCCTCCTACCAAGCATCAAATATGGTCTACAATGTCGTCAAACTTGGAGCGAAGCCAGACGGCAAGATCGATTCTACCGAAGCATTTACGAAGGCATGGACGTTAGCATGTAGCTCAACATGGCCAGCCATGGTATATGTTCCTAAGGGGAGTTTCTTGATCAAACCTGTAGTGTTTGGTGGTCCATGcaagaataaaatattgttcTCCATTGATGGAACAATTGTGGCACCATCAAATTACTGGGTTTTCGGCAATTCtggattttggattttgttCTACAAGGTCACAAGGGTTACTGTTTATGGTGGCACTATTGATGCAAAAGGAGGTAGCTTTTGGGCTTGCCGGAATGCTGGAAAAAATTGTCCACCAGGATCTAGG TCCATATCATTTGTGGCATCTAGCAACATCATGGTTAGCGGATTAACATCAATCAACAGTCAAATGTTTCACATTTCTATAGACCATTGCCATAACATTACACTTGAAAACATGAAGATTAGTGCCCCTAGTTGGAGTCCCAACACCGATGGCATACACATGCAATCTTCCACTGGAATTTCCATCACCAACAGTATGATACAGACAGGAGATGATTGCATATCCATAGGTCCTGGCTCCAAGAATTTGAGGATCCATCGCATTGCTTGTGGTCCTGGACATGGAATAAG CATTGGTAGTCTAGCCCTACATCAAAATGAAGATGGTGTGGAGGATGTGAAGGTAACGAGTGTTGTTTTCATGGGAACTCAAAACGGAGTTAGGATAAAATCATGGGGAAGACCAAGCACAGGGTATGCTCGAAACGTTGTTTTTGAAAACATTATCATGAAATATGTCTATAATCCAATCATCATTGATCAAAACTACTGCCCTAGTGCCAAAGGTTGTCCTAAGCATAGCTCTGGAGTGAAGATTAGTGGAGTGAcatataagaacataaagggAACATCTGCCACACAATTAGCAATGAATTTTGTTTGCAGCTCAAGTAATCCATGTAAAGGACTCAAATTGGAAGACATAAAGCTAACGTATTACAAAAAATCAGCCGCTGCCACATCGTTTTGTAAGAATGCAAATGGGAGCAATAAGGGACTTGTGATTCCCCCGAGTTGTTTGTGA